A single Numenius arquata chromosome 1, bNumArq3.hap1.1, whole genome shotgun sequence DNA region contains:
- the CLDND1 gene encoding claudin domain-containing protein 1 has translation MMDNRFATALVIACVLSLISTIYMAASIGTDFWYEYHTLSPAENVSEAGRTVWEEFVSEEADEKTYTDALFRCNGTVGLWRRCITVPKNSHWYSPPETGMTTHCISFSLSDQFMEKYIEPGNHNSGTDLNRTYLWRLQFLLPFVSLGLMCFGALIGLCACACRSLYPAIATGVLHFLAGLCTLGLVGCYVAGIELLHKKLPLPDDVRGEFGWSFCLACVSAPLQFMAAALFIWAARTNRKEFTLLKAYRVA, from the exons ATGATGGATAACCGTTTTGCTACAGCGCTAGTAATTGCTTGTGTTCTCAGCCTCATCTCCACCATCTATATGGCAGCTTCCATTGGCACTGACTTCTGGTACGAATACCACACCCTGTCCCCAGCTGAGAACGTTAGTGAAGCTGGTAGAACCGTCTGGGAGGAATTTGTCAGCGAAGAGGCAGATGAGAAGACCTACACAGATGCGCTCTTCCGGTGTAACGGCACGGTTGGATTGTGGCGGAGGTGTATCACTGTACCCAAAAACTCTCACTGGTACAGCCCACCAG aaactgGTATGACTACACACTGCATCAGTTTTTCCCTCTCTGATCAGTTTATGGAAAAATACATAGAGCCTGGAAATCACAATAGTGGCACGGATTTGAATCGAACTT ATCTCTGGCGATTGCAGTTTCTCCTGCCCTTTGTCAGCCTTGGCCTCATGTGCTTTGGGGCTCTGATTGGGCTCTGTGCTTGTGCCTGTCGCAGCCTTTACCCTGCCATTGCCACCGGAGTCCTCCATTTCCTAGCAG GGCTTTGCACACTGGGACTGGTTGGCTGCTACGTAGCTGGGATTGAGCTGCTCCATAAGAAGCTGCCCCTGCCTGATGATGTGAGGGGTGAATTCGGCTGGTCCTTCTGCCTAGCCTGTGTCTCGGCACCGTTGCAATTTATGGCAGCTGCTCTTTTCATCTGGGCAGCTCGCACCAACAGAAAGGAGTTCACTCTCTTGAAAGCATACCGTGTAGCATAA
- the LOC141474648 gene encoding phospholipase A2-like — protein sequence MGSRLLLMLMLLQAVWKGALGKSHSLHTRGIIELAGAISCGTGRSPLAYIGYGCYCGLGGQGWPKDKTDWCCHRHDCCYDKAEKEGCSPKAQRYQWVCEQNTVRCDNLTDRCEKMVCLCDQEAAKCWGAAPYNPHFILWPDFLCGQTHPTCHFRYGGAEQSFQDLSSNPLNLKVLE from the exons ATGGGATCCCGCCTGCTGCTGATGTTGATGCTGCTTCAGGCAG TTTGGAAAGGTGCTTTGGGAAAATCCCATTCACTGCACACCCGAGGAATCATCGAACTGGCAGGAGCTATATCGTGTGGCACGGGACGGTCTCCATTGGCATATATTGGCTATGGATGCTACTGTGGACTGGGAGGACAAGGCTGGCCTAAAGATAAAACAGACTG GTGCTGCCACAGGCATGACTGCTGCTATGACAAGGCAGAGAAGGAAGGCTGCAGCCCCAAGGCGCAGCGCTACCAGTGGGTGTGTGAGCAGAACACCGTGCGATGCG aTAACCTGACAGATCGATGTGAAAAAATGGTGTGCCTGTGTGACCAAGAAGCAGCCAAGTGTTGGGGAGCAGCTCCGTACAACCCACACTTCATCCTCTGGCCAGACTTTTTATGTGGACAGACTCATCCCACCTGCCATTTCAGATATGGAGGGGCAGAACAGTCTTTTCAGGACCTTTCTTCGAACCCTTTGAATCTGAAGGTGCTGGAATAA